A single window of Synergistes jonesii DNA harbors:
- a CDS encoding efflux RND transporter periplasmic adaptor subunit → MDSNDGRNNARRKKHSYLRAVAALLLFGCATLLFHFFHAAKAPDKETSIPEAELPPTVVIRTVSMDYICSEQRYVGRVEAVQTVDVRPRLSGEITGVHFAEGSTVREGDLLFTLDPIQYEAAVQLRRGELAKAEANCRQAARYYARIKGADSRGVSQAERDQAEGAALQSSADVESARASLRIAQIDLRHTKITAPITGKIGEVRFTKGNYITPQDAVLANITQTDPVRISFTLPDQEYIKRQKSIGAKNQTYTAAILLADGSRYPYPAKWDFESNRMDPRTGTILTHLKVKNTDSLLVPGGMVSVVLKPLAAEKTVIVPNTAVITDEKGDFVYVISDDNIAKQRYVRLGEHTDTSVAVIAGLKKGEMVIVEGTQSVYPGGKIEPLPADNGDEGKN, encoded by the coding sequence ATGGATTCGAATGATGGGCGGAACAACGCAAGAAGAAAGAAACATTCCTATCTTAGAGCGGTAGCAGCGCTCCTGTTATTTGGATGTGCAACTCTTCTGTTTCATTTTTTTCACGCCGCAAAAGCGCCGGACAAAGAAACTTCGATCCCCGAAGCGGAACTTCCCCCGACTGTCGTAATCAGGACAGTGAGCATGGACTATATCTGCAGTGAACAGCGCTACGTGGGCAGGGTTGAAGCAGTACAGACAGTGGACGTCAGGCCTCGGCTGTCAGGAGAGATAACCGGAGTGCATTTTGCAGAGGGCTCAACAGTCAGGGAGGGAGACCTGCTTTTCACGCTGGACCCGATACAGTATGAGGCGGCGGTTCAGCTAAGGAGGGGCGAACTCGCAAAGGCAGAGGCCAACTGCCGTCAGGCGGCCAGATATTACGCGCGTATAAAAGGAGCGGACTCCCGGGGCGTCTCCCAGGCGGAGCGGGACCAGGCTGAAGGTGCGGCGCTCCAGAGCAGCGCGGACGTAGAGAGCGCAAGAGCTTCCTTGCGCATTGCTCAAATCGATTTACGGCATACAAAAATTACTGCTCCAATAACAGGGAAAATCGGGGAGGTCAGGTTCACAAAGGGCAACTATATTACTCCGCAGGATGCCGTTCTCGCAAACATCACGCAGACAGACCCGGTTCGCATCTCTTTTACTCTGCCGGACCAGGAATATATTAAACGGCAGAAGAGCATAGGCGCTAAAAATCAGACGTATACTGCCGCGATACTGCTTGCAGACGGGAGCCGCTATCCTTATCCGGCTAAATGGGACTTTGAGAGCAACAGGATGGATCCAAGGACTGGGACGATACTCACGCATCTGAAGGTTAAAAATACCGACTCGCTCCTTGTTCCCGGAGGCATGGTGAGTGTCGTGCTCAAGCCGCTTGCCGCAGAAAAAACGGTAATAGTGCCGAACACAGCCGTAATTACTGATGAAAAGGGCGATTTTGTCTACGTAATCAGCGATGACAATATTGCAAAACAGCGTTACGTCAGGCTTGGCGAGCATACCGATACCTCCGTTGCGGTCATTGCCGGGTTGAAGAAGGGCGAGATGGTTATAGTGGAGGGGACTCAGTCCGTGTATCCTGGCGGGAAGATCGAGCCTCTTCCGGCTGACAACGGCGACGAAGGAAAGAATTAG
- a CDS encoding MerR family transcriptional regulator — MAQDGMFTISEFAELSGITRSNLLYYDAIGILKPAYRAGNNYRLYSSRQLELINAILSLRSMGLSLDAVREHIPNRTPENTLDLFETQIKALSAKIDDLLQLRESIEKRAETIRLHKDIKAPLFTIEVRSTETIFIGRLCASAPNLDVAYFHSFLKQCREVGISHATQIGQIVFMESALAGSWDAAGCMYAKTNKGSDNIEEGMFAVLFELSQDYFDDNHAYYEKFMRHVSKNSLELRGNIYIEYPLDEMSENDPKKHLVKIFSPVRQR, encoded by the coding sequence TGTCAGGCATCACCCGCTCTAATCTTTTGTACTATGACGCGATAGGCATTCTTAAACCCGCCTATCGTGCTGGGAACAACTACAGGCTCTACAGCTCCAGACAACTCGAGCTGATCAACGCGATACTCTCGCTCCGAAGCATGGGACTGTCGCTGGACGCCGTTAGGGAACACATTCCGAACCGTACGCCGGAAAACACTCTTGATCTTTTTGAGACACAGATAAAAGCCTTGTCTGCAAAAATCGACGATCTCCTTCAGTTAAGAGAGTCTATAGAAAAACGCGCTGAAACCATCCGCCTTCACAAAGACATAAAAGCTCCGCTTTTTACTATCGAGGTCCGCAGCACCGAGACGATTTTTATCGGACGGCTGTGCGCCTCTGCTCCAAATCTGGACGTCGCCTATTTCCATTCTTTTTTGAAGCAATGCAGGGAGGTGGGCATAAGCCATGCGACTCAGATTGGGCAGATCGTGTTTATGGAGTCGGCGCTGGCCGGCAGCTGGGATGCTGCCGGCTGCATGTACGCGAAAACCAACAAAGGCTCGGACAATATCGAAGAAGGTATGTTCGCCGTATTATTTGAGCTTAGTCAGGACTATTTTGACGACAATCACGCGTACTACGAGAAGTTTATGCGGCATGTAAGCAAAAATAGTCTGGAACTTCGAGGTAATATCTATATTGAGTACCCGCTCGACGAAATGTCAGAGAACGACCCAAAAAAGCATTTAGTGAAAATTTTCTCTCCCGTCCGTCAGAGATAA